Below is a genomic region from Eremothecium sinecaudum strain ATCC 58844 chromosome V, complete sequence.
TCGAATTCTTCTACAAGCGTTCCAATTTTGGTTTTGAGGATAAGGTTCGTAACATGGACGATAAAACTAAGATCATATGTGATACACTGTCTACCATATTCAGCCTAAAGGACTTCACGGGATTTTACGAGCCATTAAACTCTTACGTCAGAGATATTAGACCTGAAATAATAGATCTATTAAGAAGCATGCCCATTTCAACAGATTTAGGGAAAGAATTTAGGGCTCTTTTGTATAAAGATATTGCAGCTAAGGAAGGACCTTCTTTGGCAATTCGTCAAAAATACCTGGATTTAATAATCGGGATGTTTATAACGCATTCAAGTTATCTTCCCCAAGGTGATCCAATTATCAGCCTATTAAAACAAATGAAACGTGTAATGGAAAGTTCATCAAGTGGTAATAATGATGTCTTATCTTTGGAATTAGAACCTGCAGCTTACCAATTTCCGTTGGCAGATATCAAATCTACTGAAGCTTATAACAAGGCTAAGAGGGGTGTTTGCTACTTGATGCAAGTAGAAGATGTAGACACTAGCATTACAGACCTACTAACAAGTGAAGTTTATCCTGAAGACGATAGGACATTTTTGGTATTACAACGGAAGTACCGTAAAATCAGGAATGACATGCATAAAAACTTTCCTGGAATTAACAACTATGTTGCTTTTAAGAAACATGTTATTCAACTAATATTGGAACTAACACAAGAAGGTTCTATAAATTCCTCTAATAACTACCAATCTCTACTAGCTGATATTTCGAACTCAATCCGCAGAAGAAATGAACCTGAAATTACCGACGAGGAAGATCTATCTTCCCTAAAAAGTGTTTGTGATATCTTACACCAGAAGCGGGAATACTTGTCCCTTTTAGCTACAGCCGTTGATATTGCGACTACAAGAACACTTAAGCGGATACAGAAGGCGAACAGTTATACCAACTACGTTAATAAAGGATCAGGATTTAGCAAGCTCTTCAAAGATGCATGTATGAAGATACCATGTAATAGGTCTTTAAGCTCATCAGATACCAGTCATAGATGGAGCTTCAAACAGCTGCGTGCAAATGGTGTACTCAGCCGAGTGGATTCAGCAGGACATGAATTTGAGGCAAGCATCTCTGGTTCAAGTATAGATAGGCTGCCGGACTGTGGTATTAAGATATCCACGACCAACGGAGAAAACTTCCAGCTGACTATCACCAATTCCAGGAACAGGAAATTTTATTACCAAGAAGTAGTAAAGTTTAACGACTTGCTGAATAAAGAAGCTGAAGACTGCAATGCAGAGCTTAACGTCCATAACTTTATCACACTCAGAGTATCTCGGTTAATAGACCTGTTATGCGGGGTGTATCTCAGACAAACAAAAGTATAGTCGATTGTTAACCAGTTACAGAAAGTACAGAAGTCTATGTAATCGAGACCTCCAGTGCCCGCAATAGCTGGGAAAGAAAGTGCTTACATTCCGATATGGCCTCTTATCCTATCAGACCGCATAATCATCCACATAAGACTGTCctttaatattaataaaaGGAAACATCCAAAAATATTGCCGAACCACAGCGCCTCTTCAGGCGTCCTTGTACAAGAGTCCAATAAATTGCTGTAATACGGCAACCTGCTTAGAACGTGTTGATTTAGGAACTTACCGAGAATTGGCCATATCAATGAATCATTGATCGGGGTTGTAAGGTCTCCGGCATCCCCATTACCCGCCAAAATATCATAATGAGCGTTATTATTAACCCATATGGATCGATAAAAATAAGGTAATGACAACAGAAGAATTGGTGTCAAAGTCCCGTATTTTTGAAGACCTCTTCCACAAACGATCTCAAGCGCAAATAGCAACCTATGTGCATCCCCAATAGGGTCCCTAAGTGTACCGCTTGCTAGGTATAATGGaaatccaaaccaaaataACAGCTTCTCATGAGTAGGAGTAATGAAATCTGAAATTCCGAGAAGAGATCCAAATGCAGCATCAGCACATAAAAGTTGTCGGGTGATGATAGCACCTGCCCTCACGATGCGCATAAGTAAAGCTATTGTAGGATATCCACTCTCAATCCTGGAAAAATAAGAATCGATGAAATCAAGATAAGTCCAAGCATTTTTCACAAAATTCGTTGTCTCTACCGGATCATTTGAGACATCGCAATCCTCAGGCGTCGAGTTCGTAGGGTGATCTTGTTCAGAAAGTAAGTCTTTCTTGCATGGGATTGTGCTTGGCTTATCAAAATAGACATCTATCATTCCCAGGATTTGGATAACCTAGGATTTTGGTTTCGTTTTAAATCGGTATAGTGATTAACTATATTTCTAATTACTTAAGTACAGTATTTACTTCGAGTTCCAGGTATTTAAAGAAATGCAATAAAAACGTCTAGCGCAATTGGTAGTCGAGAGTTGAATTTGTGGCGTACAGTAGGTATTTCGCCATTTTAATCCCTTCGATGTTGCGACAACGTCGTTTACTTCGAACTTCCTGTCGTACATTATATTACATAATCATTTTTGTCTCCAGCTACTACATATGAATATCTTACTAAGGTCATTGGCTACTGTGACAACTGCAATAACATGCTTGTATGTCAATAATATAGGACCTTTGTTACGGGAAGGAATTCCGTGCTTTTAATTCTCATCGAGTTCATCGTAAACCATTTCTTGGAGCTCTTTTAATTCATCCAATCTTTTACGTTCTAAGTAGAAGTTTAACAACTTTCTACAAGCTGTAACAATAATTAATGAACAAACGTTTTGGATACATAGACATTCATCCGGAGTAGCGTAAGGCTCTAACTTTAAGATTGCACGGTCTAAGAAGGGCATGTGACGTAGTACGCGCGAGGACAAATATTTCGCACAATGCAAAACTACAGCGAAATCAACAATACAACTTATCCAAGTAACCTTAATAATTCCTTTGCGTTCATATAAAGACTCTGCGGTTTCCTTGTTTTGTTGGAAGTACGGCCGGATCCTTTTGGATTGCTGGTACGTCCGACACCAAATTAAAGTAGGAAACTTCGAGAGCAAGGTAGATGCCAGGTATTGGAAAGTGATCATTTTCAAAAGTATGGGCGACTTACTGCACTGAACGGCAAGGGTCCATGGATATGCGTATTTTATAGCTGCAAATGCAACCGGTCCACAAATTAGGCCAGCTAAGTATATCGGGAATCCGAAGATAAGGAATGATATTTTGGAGGGGATGTTTTGAATTGCTGGCATGGAAGATGTGTAAACATCCAATGCTGCTGTATTAGGGATTTCTAGTATCAGCTGTAAAACACTTTCAGGGAATACTTGTCTTAAAGTCCAAAGGCCGATCTTCAATAACTGCTTCCAGGGATTACTGTACAATAGCCAAAACACAAAACCGGTCGCCACATACTTAGAAAATATCCTATAAATCTTATAGAACCGCAAGGCGTATGATCCATTATTCCAAGTAAATCGCCGGTTTTTGATGAATTTCTTACATTGGGGGCATGACACCAGCTCTACGGGCAATCCCCTCCAAAGGTCGTTCTCGGACGCTGCATCATGATATGGAATACGAAACATCACTCGAATGACCATTTCAGCAACACCAAATATCACTGCACAAGCTTGGCCTATTGCCGGAACGGTTTCAACAGCTTCTGCTAGATCGATATCCTCCTGGAAGTCGCGATGGTTATCCACTACGTAAcatattcttcttcttaaTTCATTAATAGAATCCACTTTATAATAATCACTAGAGCCATAATCAATCCATATTCTTTCATTTTTAACAAATAGCCATCGTATTAGACATTTACTGTGAACTTGTAAGTCGCAACCACAGTCATGCCTAATCCAGGATGGCAAAGAGAACAAGCATCTTGTTTCTTCTAAGCATATCCAGCATCTATAGTTTCTACGCAAGTGAAGAGTCATGCGTGAACACCTTCTTTTGGTATGCTAAGAGTCGATTATCAACTGTTATCAAGTATTCTAAGATAAAAGGGTTCGTGAAGACCAAAAAATCTTTATAACCTACATAAAATGAAAGGTACAACTTCAACATATCGCCTTAGTACAAAAGATAAGCTTCATAAGAAGCCATATATTTATACATATACATATAcatatacatatatatatatatatatatatatatagttaATAAAAGGGGTAGACTATGGTCACAAAACAATTAGTTTCAAGTGACTAAATCCAGCGACCTAATAGTCCGAAGATACTCTTCTTTTTTGACGATGGCTCATCACTTACACGTAGGTCAGTTTCTGGCTGCGATGGAACATCCAAGTCAGCTTCATCAATGTAGTTAAAGGCCAAGTCGAGGACCGATGGCTTCGCGCAGACGGGTTTAATTTGGGGATTGAGTGGGAACAGGTTATCGAGGTCAATATCCTTGTAGGTAATGGCGAGGTTAGCACTGAGCTTTTCAAGCAGTGAGGGAGTGAACTTTGATGCAGGATGCTGTGTAGCCTTTGAGTATTCTGCAAGTGCATAAACGTTTTGACATTTATCCTGGAGTTGCTGAATGAAGCTCTGCGTTTTCTCTGCGAGATTAAGACCAGGTAATGTAAAGTCCTCGTCATGTAAGGCGTCCTTGGCAGCATTTAGTTTTTTAAGAGAGTTGTTGTACAGAGCAAGAGCTTCCAGATATTTACCACGGGACTCGTAGAGAGGAGCCAGACAGCCGCCAACTAGATGTTCTTTGTAGAAAGCTATGGCGAGCTCCAATTGTGCCATTATTTTGTCGTCGGAATAAACACCTGGCAATTCCATTACCTCTAGAAGATAAGAAGTACAGCTGCCTACTATACGCTCCAATTGCTTGTACTTTGTTATCTGATTGGATTTCCCCGATTGCAACCACTGTTTCCACAATTGTTGAAAGAGAATGTTGTCACGCTGGATAACGGTAAAGTACTTACTGTATTTGAAGTACGTTAGTAAAATTTGGCCGTCTTGTTCCTGCATTTCGttgtcttcttcatccATATACTCTTTCTGGGCAGCGATCACCTGATCCCACTTGAGCAGCTTCTGGTCGTAAGCCGAAAGGCCTGCCATCTCCATATTTTGGACATCGTGGAAAAGCTGTGCAACTTTAGGATTACCGATGTGACAGCTGTAGGACAGCCAGTGAACAGAATCAGGAAGGGCAGTGTCATCCAGCTGAACGTCTCCCGAATGAAGTTCGTATCCATTGGCAAACAGAAGTTGCATTAGAGGGTCATTTTTATTATTGGCGCCTTGCTGCACCGAGAAGTTCCGTACGTCTGCTGCAGAGAAGCTCTGCGAATGCTGTTGCAATGCATATTGGTAACGTGAAACAACATAATCCGCAATTTCACTGGATACAAACCTTTTTGCTTCCAAATGCTTAATTGCTAAGAAAACCACTGCAAGCTCACGGGAAATAGTTTCCGAATCCTTTCTCTTTGCGTGCTTGCCGCTTAATAAGTACTCTACCATTGCAAGTTTGGCATATATTTGAAGCTCTGCACGAATCTCCCAATCATCATCGTCTTCGGTAAGTTCCAATAACTTAGAACAGGTGGAGACAGCCTTTTTTAGTCTGGTAGTTAACAGGCGCTTTTCAGATTTCTTCAACTTACCCCGTTGCCTAGCCCTCAACTTCAACATTTCGACAAATGCACTGTCACGCTCAGCATGAAGCAGAACCAACACCGCAATAACTCGATTCTTCAAATAAGCATCCTTATCAATCTTCGAATACCTTTCTTTGGATGAATATTTCTTTGTATCTCTTGTAGTAAGGTTTAACCGACGTCTAAGACTCTGAAGCTTGAAGTTCAAGGTAGAGTGATACTTTTGAAAATCCAAGACCGTTTCAAGCAACCTATCTATTCTACGCCCATAAGTGGCATCCAAAGGGGAGAATGGCATGGCAATTGACCGGAATAGAGCTTAACTTATCGTCATTCGTAGCAGAAATACCAGGGCAAAGCGTCATacattaaaaaattttcgTTAAAAGTAAGAAGATACGATCACGTGATACTTTTAGAATATTAAAGTATAGCAATATAACCTCAAAGGCATGGTTTGGACCCTTGCTGCTTCGCCGGGGTATTGGATCTAATATATCAGGCTTAGAACTGAGGAATTTGGACTGATTGAGCTTCTTTATGTTGTGTAGAAATGATTTTTCATTTATAGAATTTAACTTTTATTGGCGTGAATTCGCATTATCTGGCATTTAATTAACAACATTCTGAGTATTAAATTCAATAGATCCCCATTTAAGAAGCCATCTTAGGTTATCAAATGCCTAAATCAAGTCTTAAGTTGCTGATTGCAATACTTGGTATTTATGCAACTTTTTTAACGTGGGGATTGACTCAAGAACCGCTAAATACCAAAATATGGCAAAATTCGGGCGCCAGGTTTGAACACCCGTGTTTTATTGCCCTTGTTCAGGCCCTATTTGCGATGGTGATGGGTGGTGCTTATTTAGCCGCTAAGAAAACGGATTATGGCCCCATTGAGCTTATTCGTGATCAGTTTCAGTACTTGTTAGGTATTTCGTTAACGCAGTCGCTGTCGGCCCCAATAGCGAGCCATTCACTTCACTATGTGGATTATATGTCATACATGCTGGCAAAAAGCTGCAAACTGATTCCAATTATGATGGTGCACCTGGTCGTGTACAGGACTAGTATTCCGCGGAAAAAGAAGATCGTGACAGCGCTAGTGAGCGGTGGAATGTCGCTTTTCAGTCTAGGTAGTCACCCTTCTGCAGAAGAGCTTCCTCCATCAAATAGTTCATTATATGGATTACTTACTTTGGGGCTGAGTTTGTTCCTAGACGGTATTACAAATGCTACCCAGGATAAGCTCCTGAAGAAGCCCTCTCAGAAACGCATCACAGGCGCGCATCTGATGTTTGCACTGAATTTGTTTGTGGTTGTAAGTTACTTGCTATACCTGGTGCTATGGGATCGTAATCAATGGCAAAGGGCTACTAAACAGATACAAATGGATCCTAAAATCCTGCACTATTTATTGTTATACGCAGTATGTGGTGCTGTCGGCCAGTGCTTTATATTTTACACGTTAGAGCACTACAGCTCCCTTGTTCTCACTATGGTTACAGTTACACGTAAGATGATGTCTATGCTGTTGAGTATTGTTGTCTATGGTCACAATGTCAACTACATACAATGGATCGGAATGCTAATAGTATTTGGAGGGATTATCTGGGAGGCTGCTCTGAAATGGATAGGTTCTTCTGAACCAGTTAAAGAGAAAGTGCCAGTGCAGAAACAGAAGCAAAAGCAGAaacagaagcagaagcaAAGTTAGATATATCATTTACATAGTGCATAGGTATGCCCACTCTTTCCTGTAGGTTAGGAAGCATATCTGCTTTTAGGATAGCAATCGATATAGGCTAAATTCTCAAAAGCAAAGTATCGCAATTAGCCCAAGTAACAAAACGCATTGATATTACTAGGATTCCATACCTTAAAACCGTCTGTCTTTTGCTGTTTGTTCATCTAGTCTGTCAGAAACTATTTAAGGACAACTTTAATGTTTTTAAACTACAACAACTCAGCAACCGCGAAACCATTACAAACTACAAAGATCTAGCCATTAAAAATGAACTGGAGGTCATACATACCCTCAGGGCCCAAGCCTGGCGCACTAACCGCCGGTCTGTGCATATTTatgtttattttatatgCATTGAATTGGATATTACCTATTAATGACGCAATCGTATTGGAAGTAGACGCATTGAAAGGCATTAAGCTTAATAGACTTACATTATACCCCCTAGCTCACATGTCCTTTTTGCATCTCTTCTTTAACTGTATATCGATATTTGGCCCATTGAGTCTATTTGAAGCTTCCCACGGTACGGTGTTTACAGGAGTGATGCTTAACCTGTTGGCCCTTTTTACCGCTATAATCTATTGCCTGGTCGGTATGTTGCTATTCCCCAACTCTAGAGTCGGAGGAGCTAGTGGTTGGTGTTTTACGTTATTTGGATACTATGCTGTGAAAGAATCTCGTTTCCGCCCTCATTACCAGATCACTGCTAACTATAAATTCCCTACGCTGTATTCTCCCGTTGTTGTCCTCATGGTCGTTTTTGTCCTGTTCCCGGGAAGCAGTTTCTGGGGCCACTTCATCGGCCTTGGACTAGGCTACTTGCTGGGCTTCAAAGAGAATTGGTTTGCTGTGCTAGTCCCACCCACCTCCATTATTTCCAAGATAGAACACTGGCTCGATCGGTGGATCGGTATGATCCCGCCAATCGTTACCTACTATAGGGAGGCCAGTGTCGACCGCTCAATGGAATACACTTCTATATATCAAGATGATCAGTTGCCATTATACAATAATGACAACTACCGTGGGCAGGGTAGAGTTCTCGGTTCATGATGCCACCTTATTATATAATTTTTATACTGGTTTAATTACAAGTCATGGTTGCTCTAGGCTAATAATATAATTACAGGTTCTTTTCCCTTAGAAGATGCTTTCTCAAGATATTCTTCTTGGTATGTTTCTTCATTTCAGCCGCGTTCTCTATGCCTTTAGATGCAAGATATTCATCCGCACGTGCTTCGTCGGCCATTAGTCCTTGAAGTTCATTAGCGACAGCTTCAATTGAACTCCGCTGGCGAGTTAAATCTTCTTCCAAAGACTTCAGGTCTAGCTGTAAAATGCTCTTTAGACTTTCTGGAGTGAATTCCTGGATTCCGTAGCGCTCACGGATCTCGCGAACTTCTTCGCTATCGATTTTATTCTCTGCATGCGCTTGTTGTAACTTTACAAGGTCGTTAAGTAAAATGCTATCATTTTTTTGTTTCGTAACCCTTCTATTAATAAATTCTTCAGCTTTTACTCTCTCTTCCTGAGCAACGATCTTCTTCGACTGTGCCTCGAACATTGCAAATTGCTGACCTTTGTTTCTCAAGATTTCTGCAACTGAAAAGCTCTTACGCTTAGAAATTGGTCTTGTTGATTCTATACGGACCAAGTCACCCTCTCTTGAAACTTCTCCCTCATCATGCACTAGAAAGTCTTTCCGATGGAACATCTCTTTGTTAATCTTCTTATTGTACACTTTCCTCTCCACGCGCACCTTAACAGTCTTCTGCATTTTACCCTGGCTGATAACCATCCCCACAAAGTTAGTACGAGCCATGATGCCGCCTTTTTAAACTGTTTTTACTGAATACCTGCCCTCTTGACATACAGCTTCAACTGAATAAGTTCTACTAGACTGAAATCTGGTGAAAATTTTTGACTCGCTCACGTGACACATCAGATGACTACATCACGTGACATACAGGTGACAAAGAATCGTTATATTTGCTGCAGTACACTTGTTCAGTCCAGGACAGGTTGTTTAGACGGGACTTTAGGACTTTTGCTTGCTCAGGAATCCGGTGCATGGTTAAGACTCGTTGATACTATATCTTGTTTTGAATTGCTGCTAAGGTGTTTTTTAAGATTTGAGCAATAATTAAAGGATCAACAGACCAAACACATTCAAAGGTTTCTCACAGGGACTTGGAAGCAGTTTACGTAGCAATCTATGGATTATAGAACTGGTAAGAGGAGCTCTATGTCAATAGGGCGTTTACAACGGCCATTGGATCAGCTGCAGAGTGCAGGGGGGACAGGAATATACCAGCGACCTGCTCCCGCCTCATTATACAATTCTCGGCCGGGGATAGATCAACCTGTACAGCAGATGGTATGTTGTTACCAGCACAGTTCACCACTTTTTGCAGTTGATTGGAGTGTGGGAGATAAGGTAGCACTTGGCACTTATAAGGAGGATTCTTTTAATAAGTTGTGCATTGTGGAGCCGACCCCTGATCTTGTGTATTGGAAAAATACTCAGCATGCTAATCTTCTCTATCCGATATCAAAACTACAGTGGATGCCTACCAGCACGACACGGCTTGCTACATGTTCAGATTCCTTGAGAGTATGGTCCGTGGATGAGGAATTGCAAGAGCGCGTTAATTTATCCTTATCTAAATACGGAAATGATGCAGGTGACGCAGCAGACAGTCATACTCTAGGTCAGCTCCCTCCTGTCACGTCTTTTGACTGGAATTCAGTAGACACGAATATTATTCTTTCCTGCTCCGTGGATACTACATGCACTATATGGGATTTACAAGCATCAAATTACGTCAAGACTCAGTTAATTGCGCATGACTCTGACGTATATGATGCAAAGTTTCTCACTCAATCAAACAATCTATTTGCGAGCTGCGGTGGTGATGGCTCGGTGAGAGTGTTTGACTTAAGGTGCTTGGCTCACAGTACAATTATCTATGAGCCACAGCGGCAAACAAATTCCAATTCGCCGTCGGAGATTCAAATCTCAAATTCATCCCAAGATGGCCAGGAACAAAGGAAAGCAGAAGAATCTCATGTATCAGGACTAGAAAATAACGCATTATTAAGGCTAGAACCCTCGCCCTTTGAGGCAAATCTCCTTGCAACGATTAGACAAGACTCTAATGCAGTAATCATATTGGATATGAGATATCCAGGCTCACCAATCCTGACCCTTACTGGTCATGTTGGTGCGGTTAACCAGATAAAATGGCATCCTTCGAAGCCGCATGTGCTTATATCATGTGGAGATGATTGTCAGGTTTTATATTGGGATCTTTTAGAATTACTAAGTGACAATGCATTAACAAGTGGAACTCCACAGCAGAGGTGGTCTTCTTCAGGCACTGTTCATTCGGTAGATGTACCGCAAATGTCATTTACAGCACAACATGAAGTAAATAACCTAACATGGAGGCCCAAAGGTGATTGGATTGGATATGTTGCGGGGAAACGATTCCGAAATCTTAAGACATAGGTTTATTTCTATGGGACAATATTCCTGGGCAGTTGGTTTTAATGCCTGAAGCTAATGTGGCATTGACGGGCCTGTCAACTATTTACAGCACATATTTGTTCATATCCAGGCAGCTTAGTAAACAATACGGTTGTGCCATGAAATAACAATATCAGGAAATATTTTGAATACCTAAAAATTAACCTCTGCACTGTCAGAAATATTCGACCGTTGCTCATAACTGATATTGCATACAAGGATTCGACCTGTGAATGAATATGAAGAAGCACTTTATTGCTATTGTAACCAAATCACATATGGCGAAATGGTCTGCTGTGATGGAGAAAACTGTCAGCTAGAGTGGTTCCACCAACCCTGCATTAACCTAAAGATACTACTTAAAGAAAATGGTACTGTGATGATTGCTAGAGGTAACTATCGGAAGTCCTCTGGCGGTCAGCGCTACTTCAGGCCTCGCTGCTACCTATGCAAATGCGGGTAGCGGCAACGGTGCTATTCTTGCCTCTACTGTTGATGGTAGTGCTTcggctgctgctgttgcaTTTGCTCCCGGCGCAAGCGCCAATCGCGCGAATACTACACCACTTTAATCATTATAAAACGTTTTAATCTTAATGCTAAACATCAAACAGTGTAGACTCATAGGTCTTTTAGTTGTAACGCGCTAGGCGTGAAAACAACACAGTTATGTTAATTTAACATGTATATACTCATTTATAGCATCGCGTGTTAATATCAATGACAGCTTATCACCTTAGTGTCCTTGCTTATGCGTAATATTAAATTAATTCGTTATATAATACATGAAGCATGCAATAAATGTCGTTTACATAGGCCATAAAGGGTATTAGTTATCAGAATGTCTTCGAAATCGTGCTTTTCCAATACTAATACATGTATCCTTGAATGTGAATCCAAACATGACGGCCACGGACTAAATTGACACCATTACAACGATCGTATCAGAGCTATTGTGAGTAGGTGGTCAAGTTCATTAGTGTTTTTTATATCCGCCTCTAAAGTGTTTTCTATATCTCCGACCATTAGAAGGTTTAGTAGGCCTGGGGCGCTTTTTAATAGCCGCAGTAGAAGCTTTTGACTGAGATGGTTCCATTGTTTGCCTAATTTGTGAAATGACTTCAAAGTCCCTTGattcctcttcttcattagGAACAAAATACCCACTGACAGAAGGAATAGACGCATTGTAAGTTGAGACAGTGGATAAAACTTGGTTTCTTTCTTGCCTCAATTTTAGAAGCAAGTTTCTAAAGTATTTGAATTTATTCTTCATTTGCGCACCAACTAATATGGCAAAATCATGTTCACTATTTGGAACATTTACTGCCAGCTTCCTTAGCATTTGAGCAGGTAGAAACGCGTCTGCGTTTTCAAATCCATAATCTTTAGCCTTACGCGCCACCATAGCCTGCAGTCTGTACATACATTGAGAGATATGTTTTTTGACTTCAGGTGAATTAGTACTTGACCACACATTCAAATTTGATTCATTAATGTTACTCGATTTGTTGTCATAGAGAAAAGTACTGAGATTTTTATTTGACGGAAGTGCACTATCATTGGTGCCAGTGTTGCTTGAATCCTTGGCAGTAAGGCGATCAGTCGCGGTTGCTGGTCTTGATGTTGCGGAAGAAGAAACAGCGAATTGCATTTTAACTTCCAGTTTGCCATTCAACAACTGAGTGGCCTTAGGACCTAATTTGACATAATTTGAAGCAAATCCCCTTCCGTTAAGAACCGAGTACTCCTGTAATATTTGT
It encodes:
- a CDS encoding uncharacterized protein (Syntenic homolog of Ashbya gossypii AFL157C; Syntenic homolog of Saccharomyces cerevisiae YPL247C), translated to MDYRTGKRSSMSIGRLQRPLDQLQSAGGTGIYQRPAPASLYNSRPGIDQPVQQMVCCYQHSSPLFAVDWSVGDKVALGTYKEDSFNKLCIVEPTPDLVYWKNTQHANLLYPISKLQWMPTSTTRLATCSDSLRVWSVDEELQERVNLSLSKYGNDAGDAADSHTLGQLPPVTSFDWNSVDTNIILSCSVDTTCTIWDLQASNYVKTQLIAHDSDVYDAKFLTQSNNLFASCGGDGSVRVFDLRCLAHSTIIYEPQRQTNSNSPSEIQISNSSQDGQEQRKAEESHVSGLENNALLRLEPSPFEANLLATIRQDSNAVIILDMRYPGSPILTLTGHVGAVNQIKWHPSKPHVLISCGDDCQVLYWDLLELLSDNALTSGTPQQRWSSSGTVHSVDVPQMSFTAQHEVNNLTWRPKGDWIGYVAGKRFRNLKT
- a CDS encoding HER147Wp (Non-syntenic homolog of Ashbya gossypii ADL263W; apparently truncated copy of gene) codes for the protein MVCCDGENCQLEWFHQPCINLKILLKENGTVMIARGNYRKSSGGQRYFRPRCYLCKCG